Proteins co-encoded in one Amblyraja radiata isolate CabotCenter1 chromosome 24, sAmbRad1.1.pri, whole genome shotgun sequence genomic window:
- the LOC116987043 gene encoding prolargin isoform X1, whose amino-acid sequence MLHKLCKECGEWRAESLCLTHREIRFLRTMTHLGYFLSIGLLLTAVVECQRRPFRPKPPRTRPPKARKPPKAPKPSKAAFSEPVEPIHLTTLPPPLPPGPRSVFSDCPRECVCPPDHPSALYCDSRNLRVVPLIPPRIEYLYLQNNFIESLPVLSFRNATQLKWINLDNNRISSRKVDKDLFTILNKVLFLYMAQNRLDEVPANLPPSLEQLRLSRNQISKIPPGTFNQLANLTLLDLHHNNLLDNVLNKNTFKGLKSLMQLNLAHNSLRKMPPTVPPHIFQLFLDKNSISQIPNNYFKKLHQLTFLRLNFNQLTDKGIPNGIFNVSTLLGLQLSNNKLNSIPIINPKLEHLYLSYNHIERINGSEVCPRSLTSIALNSHDLEAVPRLRYIRLDGNALAPPIPIDFMLCFRLLQAIVI is encoded by the exons ATGCTGCATAAACTTTGTAAGGAATGCGGAGAATGGAGGGCTGAAAGCCTGTGTTTGACTCACAGAG AAATACGTTTCCTGCGGACAATGACGCATCTGGGATACTTCCTGTCCATCGGCTTGCTGCTGACCGCCGTGGTCGAGTGCCAACGGCGGCCGTTCAGACCAAAGCCCCCTCGGACCAGGCCGCCCAAGGCGCGCAAGCCCCCCAAGGCCCCAAAGCCGAGCAAAGCGGCCTTCAGCGAACCCGTGGAACCGATTCACCTGACCACGCTGCCTCCACCGCTTCCCCCGGGCCCGCGCTCCGTCTTCTCCGACTGCCCCAGGGAGTGCGTCTGTCCGCCGGACCACCCCAGCGCCCTCTACTGCGACAGCCGCAACCTCAGGGTGGTCCCACTCATCCCACCCAGGATCGAGTACCTCTACCTCCAGAACAACTTCATCGAATCCTTGCCCGTACTTTCCTTCCGCAACGCCACCCAGCTCAAGTGGATTAACCTGGACAACAACAGGATCTCCAGTCGCAAGGTGGACAAGGACCTCTTCACCATCCTGAACAAGGTGCTCTTCCTGTACATGGCCCAGAACAGGCTGGACGAAGTTCCCGCCAACCTCCCCCCGAGTCTGGAGCAACTCCGGCTGTCCAGGAATCAGATCTCCAAGATCCCTCCGGGCACCTTCAACCAATTGGCCAACTtgaccttgctggacctccaccaCAACAACCTGCTAGACAACGTCCTCAACAAAAACACCTTCAAGGGTCTCAAGAGCCTGATGCAACTCAACCTGGCCCACAACTCCTTGAGGAAGATGCCCCCCACAGTCCCTCCGCACATCTTCCAGCTCTTCCTCGACAAGAACAGCATCAGCCAGATCCCCAATAACTATTTCAAGAAGTTGCACCAGTTGACGTTCCTGAGGTTGAATTTCAACCAGTTGACGGACAAGGGGATTCCCAACGGCATCTTCAACGTGTCCACGCTCCTTGGCCTCCAACTGTCCAACAACAAACTCAACTCCATACCCATCATCAACCCGAAGCTCGAGCACCTGTATCTCAGCTACAACCACATAGAAC GCATCAACGGGAGTGAGGTGTGCCCGCGTTCGCTCACCAGCATCGCTCTGAACTCGCACGATCTGGAGGCCGTTCCCCGCCTGCGTTACATACGCCTGGATGGCAATGCCCTGGCGCCGCCCATCCCCATAGACTTCATGTTGTGCTTCAGGCTCCTCCAAGCCATCGTCATTTGA
- the LOC116987043 gene encoding prolargin isoform X2, with translation MTHLGYFLSIGLLLTAVVECQRRPFRPKPPRTRPPKARKPPKAPKPSKAAFSEPVEPIHLTTLPPPLPPGPRSVFSDCPRECVCPPDHPSALYCDSRNLRVVPLIPPRIEYLYLQNNFIESLPVLSFRNATQLKWINLDNNRISSRKVDKDLFTILNKVLFLYMAQNRLDEVPANLPPSLEQLRLSRNQISKIPPGTFNQLANLTLLDLHHNNLLDNVLNKNTFKGLKSLMQLNLAHNSLRKMPPTVPPHIFQLFLDKNSISQIPNNYFKKLHQLTFLRLNFNQLTDKGIPNGIFNVSTLLGLQLSNNKLNSIPIINPKLEHLYLSYNHIERINGSEVCPRSLTSIALNSHDLEAVPRLRYIRLDGNALAPPIPIDFMLCFRLLQAIVI, from the exons ATGACGCATCTGGGATACTTCCTGTCCATCGGCTTGCTGCTGACCGCCGTGGTCGAGTGCCAACGGCGGCCGTTCAGACCAAAGCCCCCTCGGACCAGGCCGCCCAAGGCGCGCAAGCCCCCCAAGGCCCCAAAGCCGAGCAAAGCGGCCTTCAGCGAACCCGTGGAACCGATTCACCTGACCACGCTGCCTCCACCGCTTCCCCCGGGCCCGCGCTCCGTCTTCTCCGACTGCCCCAGGGAGTGCGTCTGTCCGCCGGACCACCCCAGCGCCCTCTACTGCGACAGCCGCAACCTCAGGGTGGTCCCACTCATCCCACCCAGGATCGAGTACCTCTACCTCCAGAACAACTTCATCGAATCCTTGCCCGTACTTTCCTTCCGCAACGCCACCCAGCTCAAGTGGATTAACCTGGACAACAACAGGATCTCCAGTCGCAAGGTGGACAAGGACCTCTTCACCATCCTGAACAAGGTGCTCTTCCTGTACATGGCCCAGAACAGGCTGGACGAAGTTCCCGCCAACCTCCCCCCGAGTCTGGAGCAACTCCGGCTGTCCAGGAATCAGATCTCCAAGATCCCTCCGGGCACCTTCAACCAATTGGCCAACTtgaccttgctggacctccaccaCAACAACCTGCTAGACAACGTCCTCAACAAAAACACCTTCAAGGGTCTCAAGAGCCTGATGCAACTCAACCTGGCCCACAACTCCTTGAGGAAGATGCCCCCCACAGTCCCTCCGCACATCTTCCAGCTCTTCCTCGACAAGAACAGCATCAGCCAGATCCCCAATAACTATTTCAAGAAGTTGCACCAGTTGACGTTCCTGAGGTTGAATTTCAACCAGTTGACGGACAAGGGGATTCCCAACGGCATCTTCAACGTGTCCACGCTCCTTGGCCTCCAACTGTCCAACAACAAACTCAACTCCATACCCATCATCAACCCGAAGCTCGAGCACCTGTATCTCAGCTACAACCACATAGAAC GCATCAACGGGAGTGAGGTGTGCCCGCGTTCGCTCACCAGCATCGCTCTGAACTCGCACGATCTGGAGGCCGTTCCCCGCCTGCGTTACATACGCCTGGATGGCAATGCCCTGGCGCCGCCCATCCCCATAGACTTCATGTTGTGCTTCAGGCTCCTCCAAGCCATCGTCATTTGA